The Microbacterium forte sequence GTGCGATCGGAGTCGCCGGGATGCTCGCCGCAACCGAGCCGATCGAGAAGGTGTCATATCGCATCAGCGCCGTTGACCGGCTCGATGCCGACGAGTGCCTCGCCCGTGCGGCGAGGGGCGTCAGGCCCGACCCGCAGGCCGGCCCCGGCGCAGAGGTGCAGGGCCCGGCCCCGACGCTCGACGAGCTGAAGCTCCTTGCAGAGACGTTGGTCTCGCTGCTCGACCCCGACGGAGACGAGCCCGGCGATGAGCCTGCCCGCCGCCGGGGGATAACCCTCGGGCGGGTACGCGACGGACTGCGGTCGATCAAGGGATACCTGACGCCCGAGGTCGCGGCCCAGCTCGAGCTGATCCTCGATGCGGTGAACAACCCCAAGGGCGACGGGCCGCCGATGCCGGGCGTGGCGTTCACCCCCACCGATTCGGGCGCGGCCGACGACGACGATCCGTACAACTCTGATCCGCGTGCCGTCATCGATGACCGCACGGCGGCGCAGAAGCGGCACGACGCATTCGCCGTCGCCCTGGCGATCGCCGCCCGACACCGAGACATGCCCACTCTCGGCGGCGCGTCCCCGACTCTGGTCGTGACGGTGGATGCGAAGGACCTCGAGAACGGCACTGGGCGCGCGAGCGTCAGCGGTGCGTGGGGACAGCTGCCCGCGAGTGTCGCCTCGCACGTCGGATGCTCGGGGACGATACAGCGGGTCCTTCTCGCCGAGGGTCGGATCATCGGGATCACCACGACGGATCGGGTGTTCTCGGTGCACCAACGCCGCGCGATCATCGCGCGCGACAGGGAGTGTCTCATCCCGGGGCGTCACGTGTCGGCGTCGTGGTGCGAGATCCACCACGTCACCGAGCACGCCAGGGGTGGGCCGACGCATACGGACAACGGTGTGCCGTTGTGCTGGTGGCACCACCGAAGTCTGGGCACGTCCGGGTGGGAGATCCGGATGAACGACGGCATTCCGCAAGTGCGGGGACCGGCATGGTGGGATCCGGCACAGCGATGGCGCACCCCGCGGCTCAGTCTTCCGGAAGAGTCGGCCCTTGCTCCCGCCGGATGATTCGGCGTCCAGCGTGAGAGGTTCAGGAGACCTCGCCGAACTCCAGCGACTTCTCGTCGTCGACCGACAGCGACAGCACCACGGTCTCGACGACCGGATGCGCCTCGATCTGCTGTTCGATCGCGCGCAGGCTCCGGGCCACATCGTGTTCACGGGCGTCTCCGGTGAGATCGACCTCGGCGACGATGAAGAGTCGGTTCGGGCCCACGTACTCGATGTGCAGATAGGTGAGCCGCTGGATCTGCGGCGACGAGAGCAGTGCGCGCCCGACGCGATCGCGCAATGCGGGCGACGCGTTCGAGCCCACGAGAAAGGCGATGTTGCGGCCGATGAGGATGATCGCGACCACCCCGAGCAGCACGCCGACGAGGATCGACCCCACGGCATCCCACGCGGCGACTCCGGTGATCTGGTGCATCGCGATCGCACCGGCCGCGATCACCAGCCCGATCAGGGCGGCCATGTCCTCGAAGAACACCGCCCGCAGCGTCGTGTCGCTGGTCTCGAGCACATAGTCCCAGGTCGACGATCCGCGCTCGCGCGCCAACCGTCGCGACTTCACCATCGCCTGCGTGAACGACGCACCCTCGAGCACGAAGGCGATGCCGAGCACGGTGTACGCCACCCCGGGGCTCTCTACGGGGCCTGTCTCGGCGAGTTCCTGCACGCCGTGCATGATCGACACGATCGACCCCGCGGTGAAGATCCCGAACGCCGCGATCAACGACCACACGAACGCCGCACGTCCGTAGCCGAGCGGATGCCGCTCATCCTTCACCCTCGCGCCCCGGCGGTCGGCGATGAGCAGGAACACCTCGTTGCCGGCATCCGCCCACGAATGCGCCGCCTCGGCGACCATCGACGCCGAAGACGTGATCACCGCAGCGATCGTCTTGGCGATCGCGACGAGGATGTTGGCGAGAAAAGCGATGATGACCGTCACGCGGTCAGGCTACTCCCGCATCGCCCCTCAGCCGCGCTGCGTCGCCTTCACCGGCAGCAGCAGCAGGAACCCGGCGATCAGCACCAGCACGATGCCCAGGATGCCGTACGACGTCGAGCCCGAAAGCACGATCAGCAGAGTCCAGGCGCCCGATGCCATCCAGCTCGCCGCCCGCCCGGTCGTCGCATACAGGCCGAAGATCTCTCCCTCGCGCCCGGCGGGCGTGATGCGGGCGAGGAACGACCGCGACGCCGCCTGGGCGGGGCCGACGAAGGCGCAGAGCACCAGGCCGCCGATCCAGAAGACGACCGTTCCGGCATCCACCAGGAAGAACACCGCGAGGCCTGCGACAACCATGGCGGCGAGGGAGACGAGGATGATCCGCTTCGGGCCGAAGCGGTCGTCGTAGCGCCCGGCGATGATCGTCGAGACGCCCGCGATGAGGTTCGCGGCGATGCCGAAGATCACGAGGTCGAGGAAGCCGAAGTCGAACACCTGGCTGGCGATCACGGCGCCGAAGGCGAAGACGCCGCCGAGCCCGTCGCGGAACACGGCGCTCGACAGCAGGAACCAGAACGTCTGACGAGTGTCGGGGTTGCGGTACAGGCCGACGACGTCCTTCACCAGCAGGCCGTAGGAGGCGAAGAAGCCGACCTTGCGTTCGGGGCGTCCGAGCGACGGCTCCGGCACGTTGAGGAAGATCGGGATCGAGAAGACGATCGCCCAGAGCGCACAGGCGACAGCGATGATGCGGAACGGCAGTCCCGCGTCATCCGGCAGGCCGAACCAGTCGAAGACGTAGAAGACGACGACGAGCACCAGTGCGAGGATGCCGCCGATGTAGCCGAAGCCCCAGCCGAGGCCCGAGATGCGCCCGACGGTCTTCGGGTTCGCGATGCCGATCAGCATGGCGTTCGAGTTGACCGCGGCGATCTCGCCGAAGACGGACCCTGCCGAGATCAACGCGACGCCGAGCCAGAACAGCGTCGGCGTCGGTTCGACGAACCACAGCCCGAGCATGCAGGCGACGAGCGCCCCGGTGCCGATCCCGAGCCAGAGCTTCTGGCGCCCCGCGGCATCCGCGCGCTGACCCAGCACCGGTGCGATCAGGAGGATCGCGATCCCGGCGATCGTCGACCCGAGGCCCAGACCCGAGGCGAGGTCCGCCTCGGCTGCCTCGCGGATCGGGTCCTTCGCGTCGAGGCCGGCGATCTCCGCCGGAAGGAACGCCTCGGTCGTGAGATACAGCGCCGTGAAGATGAAGGTGAGGATGACGGTGTTGAAGGGCTGCGTCGCCCAGTCCCACAGCGCCCACGAGTAGACCTGCTTCTTCGGTGCGGGGGTCTCGCCGCGCAGGTCGAGGCCGATCACGCCGACCGCGCCGCTGTTCGCCGTCGCGGCGGGCTCGGGCACCGCGCCGCTCTGCGGGGATTCGCTCATGATCGCAGTCTGGCGGCGCGCGGTGAACGGACGGTGACGGCGCGCCGCACGTCAGGGGTGGGGCATCGGCTCGCGCAGCATCCGCGCGTAGTCCTCTTTGAGCACGGCCAGGTGCAGCCACGCCTCGATGCGGGTGACGCCGGCCAGCGACCTCAGCCGCTCGAGACTCGCGTACAGCGCTCCCGCAGACGGCTCGACCAGCGTGGCCACCGCGTCGAAGCGCCCGAGGGTGCGGGCGGCGAAGTCGATCCCTCGCCCGGTCTTCAGCTCCTCGATCACCGCCTCGTCATCGTGGTTGAGATTGAGGCCGACGCCCATCGACAGCTGTCGGTGCGCGAGACCCCTGGCCTCGACAGCGCTGATCTTGATCACCCCGCCGTCGATCAGTCGCTGCACCCGGGTCGCGACAGCCGAGGGGGAGAGGCGCACGGCCTCGCCGAGTGCACGGAAGCTCATGCGTCCGTCGGACTGCAGCCGTTCGATGAGGTCTTCATCGACCGTGTCGAGCGTGACGTCACCGTGGTACTCCGAGACGAAGAAGCCCTTCACGACGGTCGAGTAGATGATCGTGTTGATGTCGAGCACGCCGTCGATCGCTCGGATCTGCGCCAGCAGGTCGTGCAGATCCGCCATGGTGCCCAGGCGCACCTCGGTGACGAGATCGTGGGCACCGCCGACCGCCGAGACGAGCACGGTCTCGCTCATGTCGCGCAAGTGCTCGGCGACGATCTCCACGGCCCCATCGGTGCGGATCGACACGTGCGCGAGCACGTGCTGACCGAGGAACACCGGATCCACCGCTGCCACGACGCGCACGGTGCGGTCGTCGAGCATCGTGCGCAGTCGGGCGGCGACCGCGGCTCTCGACTGTCCGAGGCGCAGCGACAGCGAGCGGATGCTGGCGCGACCGTCTTCCTGAAGAGCGCGGATCAGTTCGGCGTCGAAGTCCATGGATCACCCCATATTCGTCAGTTTCCCGCGAACGCGCCGCCGCAGGT is a genomic window containing:
- a CDS encoding HNH endonuclease signature motif containing protein; the encoded protein is MSSRTRALLDQVVADLDRVLSDDALAGLSDAERVEVLQAAGAAFRRVEAVVVETIATGDAVEFPHSTGCRTQSELLQRTLLTDLRGATRVGKVVDLVRRRVNLVSGDRMPARWPALREAMLDGAIGVAGMLAATEPIEKVSYRISAVDRLDADECLARAARGVRPDPQAGPGAEVQGPAPTLDELKLLAETLVSLLDPDGDEPGDEPARRRGITLGRVRDGLRSIKGYLTPEVAAQLELILDAVNNPKGDGPPMPGVAFTPTDSGAADDDDPYNSDPRAVIDDRTAAQKRHDAFAVALAIAARHRDMPTLGGASPTLVVTVDAKDLENGTGRASVSGAWGQLPASVASHVGCSGTIQRVLLAEGRIIGITTTDRVFSVHQRRAIIARDRECLIPGRHVSASWCEIHHVTEHARGGPTHTDNGVPLCWWHHRSLGTSGWEIRMNDGIPQVRGPAWWDPAQRWRTPRLSLPEESALAPAG
- a CDS encoding cation diffusion facilitator family transporter, with the translated sequence MTVIIAFLANILVAIAKTIAAVITSSASMVAEAAHSWADAGNEVFLLIADRRGARVKDERHPLGYGRAAFVWSLIAAFGIFTAGSIVSIMHGVQELAETGPVESPGVAYTVLGIAFVLEGASFTQAMVKSRRLARERGSSTWDYVLETSDTTLRAVFFEDMAALIGLVIAAGAIAMHQITGVAAWDAVGSILVGVLLGVVAIILIGRNIAFLVGSNASPALRDRVGRALLSSPQIQRLTYLHIEYVGPNRLFIVAEVDLTGDAREHDVARSLRAIEQQIEAHPVVETVVLSLSVDDEKSLEFGEVS
- a CDS encoding MFS transporter; protein product: MSESPQSGAVPEPAATANSGAVGVIGLDLRGETPAPKKQVYSWALWDWATQPFNTVILTFIFTALYLTTEAFLPAEIAGLDAKDPIREAAEADLASGLGLGSTIAGIAILLIAPVLGQRADAAGRQKLWLGIGTGALVACMLGLWFVEPTPTLFWLGVALISAGSVFGEIAAVNSNAMLIGIANPKTVGRISGLGWGFGYIGGILALVLVVVFYVFDWFGLPDDAGLPFRIIAVACALWAIVFSIPIFLNVPEPSLGRPERKVGFFASYGLLVKDVVGLYRNPDTRQTFWFLLSSAVFRDGLGGVFAFGAVIASQVFDFGFLDLVIFGIAANLIAGVSTIIAGRYDDRFGPKRIILVSLAAMVVAGLAVFFLVDAGTVVFWIGGLVLCAFVGPAQAASRSFLARITPAGREGEIFGLYATTGRAASWMASGAWTLLIVLSGSTSYGILGIVLVLIAGFLLLLPVKATQRG
- a CDS encoding Lrp/AsnC family transcriptional regulator produces the protein MDFDAELIRALQEDGRASIRSLSLRLGQSRAAVAARLRTMLDDRTVRVVAAVDPVFLGQHVLAHVSIRTDGAVEIVAEHLRDMSETVLVSAVGGAHDLVTEVRLGTMADLHDLLAQIRAIDGVLDINTIIYSTVVKGFFVSEYHGDVTLDTVDEDLIERLQSDGRMSFRALGEAVRLSPSAVATRVQRLIDGGVIKISAVEARGLAHRQLSMGVGLNLNHDDEAVIEELKTGRGIDFAARTLGRFDAVATLVEPSAGALYASLERLRSLAGVTRIEAWLHLAVLKEDYARMLREPMPHP